From one Chanodichthys erythropterus isolate Z2021 chromosome 3, ASM2448905v1, whole genome shotgun sequence genomic stretch:
- the LOC137003516 gene encoding mediator of RNA polymerase II transcription subunit 15-like, translating to MAQHGSQLVSQQLAESSDQSMVQASGQQPVQAINEAQPVQASGQSAAQTSRQQEVTASQSVSQSSGQQPVQAISDSIAQPSSQQIAQAFDLSVVQPSSQQLAQANSQSVAQLIGLQEAQSTFQSVAQSSSQQLPQVTDPSLSQPSSQLVQASGQSAAQTSSQQPAQASYQSVAQPSVLKPAQASYQSVAQPSVLKPAQASYLSALQESGQTVVKPVKSQGEQLYQIGSKIYSCQEFVSQPSYQLAAQPGQTRYRPSSRPSTPSLTQRIESVVQASYQAPVKTGQPTYESMVQPSNLVPPRPLQSTLQSVFRPAQLPEQPSYQPPLLLSQQPLSPKVQPSFLPLAKPGPSSYGSVSRHSGQPSREMQQTGYQPLAWPGQEVYQPLVKPIQSSYGPSRTLETPGNIQPQRLPSRQSLGQPSYSSQAMPVQSRYQAQSLSEKVSQPGYQMSSKAGQSGSQPEVLPSHQFLSPSGYSSLAMPMQSRYQVQSSYESISQPGFQTFSMPGQSSSQSVSRSGSQALEQPSNLFVSSFESVQPVLQLPTQLNYQSVTGQNAPGPAQRRPHSSKSKFRLFQQ from the coding sequence ATGGCGCAACATGGCAGTCAGTTAGTCAGCCAGCAACTAGCTGAGTCCAGTGACCAATCCATGGTTCAGGCAAGTGGCCAGCAACCAGTACAAGCCATCAATGAAGCTCAACCAGTGCAAGCCAGTGGCCAGTCTGCAGCCCAGACCTCCAGGCAACAAGAAGTAACAGCCAGCCAATCTGTCTCTCAGTCCAGTGGCCAGCAACCAGTACAAGCCATCAGTGACTCTATAGCTCAACCAAGCAGCCAGCAAATAGCACAGGCTTTTGATCTGTCTGTGGTCCAGCCCAGCAGCCAACAACTAGCTCAAGCCAATTCTCAGTCTGTTGCTCAGCTCATTGGACTGCAAGAAGCACAGTCCACCTTCCAATCTGTGGCTCAGTCCAGCAGCCAGCAACTCCCACAGGTCACTGACCCATCTCTGTCTCAGCCCAGCAGTCAACTAGTGCAAGCCAGTGGCCAGTCTGCAGCCCAGACCTCCAGCCAGCAACCAGCACAAGCTAGCTACCAGTCTGTGGCCCAGCCCAGTGTCCTAAAACCAGCTCAAGCTAGCTACCAGTCTGTGGCCCAGCCCAGTGTCCTAAAACCAGCTCAAGCCAGCTACCTGTCTGCACTCCAGGAGAGTGGACAAACTGTTGTCAAGCCAGTGAAGTCCCAAGGTGAACAGCTTTATCAGATTGGGTCTAAGATTTATTCATGCCAGGAGTTTGTATCACAGCCCAGTTACCAGCTTGCAGCCCAACCAGGACAGACTAGGTATCGGCCTTCATCCAGACCTAGTACTCCATCCTTGACTCAACGTATAGAATCTGTTGTTCAGGCCAGTTACCAGGCCCCAGTGAAGACTGGGCAGCCTACCTATGAGTCCATGGTGCAACCCAGCAACCTAGTCCCTCCCAGACCACTGCAATCCACGCTCCAGTCTGTTTTCCGACCAGCTCAGCTGCCTGAACAGCCTAGCTACCAGCCTCCGTTGCTTCTAAGCCAACAGCCTCTTTCTCCGAAGGTACAACCAAGCTTTTTGCCTCTTGCCAAGCCTGGACCATCCAGTTATGGTTCTGTATCGAGGCACAGTGGTCAACCTTCTAGGGAAATGCAGCAGACTGGCTACCAGCCTTTGGCCTGGCCAGGGCAAGAGGTGTATCAGCCCCTAGTGAAACCTATACAATCCAGCTATGGACCCTCAAGAACGCTGGAAACTCCTGGAAACATTCAGCCTCAAAGACTGCCTAGCCGCCAGTCTCTAGGTCAGCCCAGCTACAGTTCCCAAGCCATGCCAGTGCAGTCCAGGTACCAGGCACAGTCACTTTCTGAGAAAGTTTCTCAGCCTGGATACCAGATGTCTTCCAAGGCAGGGCAGTCTGGTTCCCAGCCTGAAGTTCTGCCTAGCCACCAGTTTCTATCTCCATCTGGCTACTCATCCCTAGCCATGCCAATGCAGTCCAGGTACCAGGTACAGTCAAGTTATGAGAGCATCTCACAGCCTGGATTCCAGACCTTTTCAATGCCTGGTCAATCAAGTTCCCAATCTGTATCCAGATCAGGTTCCCAAGCCCTGGAGCAGCCCAGCAATCTCTTTGTCTCAAGCTTTGAGTCAGTGCAACCTGTACTTCAGTTACCAACACAGTTGAATTACCAGTCTGTCACAGGTCAAAATGCTCCTGGACCTGCCCAAAGAAGGCCACATTCATCCAAAAGCAAGTTCAGGCTGTTTCAACAATAG